CGAGCGCGTCCCCGTCATCGACGAGGATCAGGGGCAAGAGCGGCGCGCTGCCCGAGCACGCGCCGGCTTCGGCGGGCTGGTGGCCGCCGTTGCCCGCGGCGAGGTCGGCATCGTGATGAGCCTCGAGGTGTCGCGCCTGTCGCGCAACGATTCCGACTGGCATCACCTCGTGTACCTGTGTCGCTGGACGGGTACGCTGATCGCCGACGAGCACGGCGTGTACGACCCGTCGTCGTCCGCCGACCGCATGGTGCTCGGCATCCGCGGGCAGGTGAGTGGCTCGAGCGTGACAGCGCCGTGCACCGGATGGTCGAGGCGCTGGAGTAAGGCCCGCCGCGGAGAAGCGTTCACGATCCCGCCGGCGGGCTACGACCTCGACGGCCTCGGGCAGCTCGAGATGTCGAGCGACGAGGCAGTTCAGGCCGCCGTGCACCGCGTGTTCCACAAGTTCGAGAGCACGGTGCCGGCCGTCAGGTGTACCTGTGGTGGCGCGAGCAAGGCCTGCCGTTTCCGTGCGTCGCATGTTGCCGAGGTCGCATCCGATCGTCTGGGTTCCGGTCGGCTACCGGATGATCCACAACATGCTGCGCCACCCGATCCATGGCGGCGCCTTGTCTTCGGACGCAGCGAAACCCTGCGCGAGCCCGATCCGCAGACGCAGAAGCTGTCGCTGCGGCGAGGGCGGCGGGGATGGTCGACTGGCCCGTCTTGATCAGGACCATCATCCGGCATACATCTCTTTTCGAAACGTTCCTCAAAACCAGGAGAGCCTGCGCGCCAACAGCGTGATTCCAGTCCCCGCCGACGAAGCCCACCAAGGAGCCGCTCGTGAAGGTCGAGCGCTTTTGCAGGGCCTGATGCGTTGTGGGCACTGCGGCCGGCGCATGTACGTCAACTACGGCGGTGAGCGCGCCGTTCGGACGCTGCAGTATCGTTGCTCGCGTCCGCTCGCCGCCGTCGCAGGGCAGGACTGCCAGCTCATTGGCGGCAAGCGCATCGAAGCGCTGGTGGTCGAGGCGTTCCTCGACGTGTCGGCCGCTGCCGGGATTGAAGCGGCGGCGCTGGCGGGCGAAACGCTGCGGCTCGAAATCGAGGCGACAGAGCGCCCTGGCACTTGCAGATCGAAAAGGCCGAGTACGAGGCTCAGCGTGCGGAGCGGCACCTGGCAGTAGAGCCCGAAAAACCGCACCGTGGCCCGCGAGCTCGAGCGGCGCTGGAACGAGCGCCTGGTCGAGCCTCGGCGCGCTGCGCGCGCAAGCGGCGCGGACGCGCAGGACCCAGCGTCCGCTGAGCGACGAAGAGCTGCCCGCGCCCAGGAGCTCGGAAAAGACCTGCATGAGGTATGGAGCGCACCGAGCACGACCGTGCGCGATCGCGCGCCTGCTACGTGCGCTGATCGAGGAAGTGCAGGTCAAGAGCGACGAGAAACGTCACCTGCTGCGCATCGTGGAAGGGAGGTGCGGTTACGGATCGTGACCTCGTCCGTTACCGCTCAAAGGGTCCTCATGCACACGCCACCTCTGAGGAGATCATCGAGCTGGTGCGCAAACTGGCGACGGAGTTCGACGACGTGCAGATCGCCGGCATCCTCAACCGGCAAGGGCACAAGAGCGGCCTGGGACGCGCCTTCACGAAGTCGAGCGTCCTGTCGCTTCGTGGCAGTCACCAGATCCCGAAGTGTCCAACTCCCAAACCGCGCGATGAGCGCGAAGGCCCCTTCACCGCCGATCAGGCGCGCGGGCTCGGCGTCTCAATGCACACCATCCATCGCTGGCTCCGCGACGGCACGCTGTCGGGGCAGCAAGCCACCGAAAGGCTCCCTGGCGGATCGTGCTCACCGAAGACGTTCGACGTCGCCTGACCAGCGGCTCCGCGCCGGAGAACTGGGTCGGCTAGCGAAGGCGGCACGCCGCCTTGGCCTGGCAAAGTCGCTCGTTGCCCATCTGGTCAAGCAGGGCAAGCTCGGGGCGGTCCGCACTGTCGTGCGCAACCGCGAGTGCAGGCTTCGGATTTCTTCAGTGCAAGAACGCAGCGTGCCGCCAGAAGCTCCTGGCCGCGTTGGGCTGCATTCCATACTGCACCTCCTGTGCACGAGCTGTCGCCGCTTGCCGCGAGATCGCTCCGGGACGTGCAGAATGCAGCACCACAGGGGCGCTGAGCAAGTGCGGAGATCTCGCCGTCTGCTCTCGGCTATGGCGGCGGTCACGTCGAGAGCGCCGGTGGTTCATACAGATGCTCGCCTTCGGCGCTCGCCAAGAATGACCCACCTCTGCTCGGGAGAATCGACCCGGCTTCTTGATCGGGTAAATCGTGGTGCACCGATTTCGGCGTTGGTGCGAAGAAGCCGCAGGCCCCGGTAGGGGCGCTGCGGCTTCCGAAGCGGAGGTCAGGTCGCCGTTAGCCGGAGGGATCGCGCAAGGACGGGCCGTCGATGGTGACGGTGTGGCACTGGTGGCGGATGCGGCTGAGCAGAGCGTCGCAGAGGGCCTTGTTGCCGAGGAAGTTCTGCCACTCTTCGTAGCCGAGGTTGGTGGTGATGATCGTGGCCTTCCGCTTGTAGCGCTCCTCCATCAGACGGAAGAAGACGTTGGTCTGCTCGGGCCGAAGATTCAGGTATCCCATCTCGTCGATGACGAGCAGATCCACGCGGGCGAGGCGGTTGAGCAGTTTGCGTGACGAGCGGTCAGCGAGCGAGGCGTACATCTCGTCGAACAAGTCCTGCGCTTTGAGGAAGAGCCCGCGGTAGCCGTTCTGGAGGGCCTTCAGGAGCAGGCCGGTGGCGAGTCCTGTCTTGCCCACGCCGGTGCCACCGATGAAGACCAGATTCTCGGCGCGGGCAACGAAGTCGAGGCTGGCGAAGCCGCGGATCTGGCGAGCGGAGATCCCCGGCTGGCGCTTGAAGGGGAACGACTCGATGGTCCACTGCTCAGGCATGGCGGCGCGCTTGATGCGCCAGTTGAGGGCGGACTCTTGCTTGTTGTGCCACTCGGCGCGCAGCAAACGGAGCAGGAACTCGCCGTAGGTGAGCTGCTTTTGCTCGGCGTGCTGAAGCTCCTCTTCGATGATCTGGCGGACCTTGCTGAGGTGCAGGGTCTTGAGCAGCTGATGGAGCTCGTCGTCGCGCATGGGTCACTCCCTGCTCGTCGTCGGGGTCGCGACGCGGGAAGTAGTCGTGGCGGATGTTGCGCAGGATCATGGTCTCGATGCGCTCGAGGTCGTAGAGGCCGTAGCGAGCTGCGTCGCGGAGCGCGTCGATGAGCGGTGGCTGCGGATAGTCGCGCAACAGGCGGCGAAGCTGGCGCAGGCGGGCAACGCCCCGTCCTCGAGGTGCGCGCCGGTGCAGCTCGGTGATCCAGGTGGCGAGCTCGGGGAGCTCGGCGTGCAGCTGGCGCTCCTCGGCGACGAGCTGCTCGTCGCGGCGCTGCCTGTGCTCGGCGCGCTCCGGCTCGGGGAGCCGCACTCGCTTCGGGCCATCCACCCGGCGCGGATGGGTGGCAACCACGCGCGGCCCATCGAACAGCTGGATCTCGGTCTTGGTCTCGCGCACCTCGAGCTGGTGACCGATGTAGCGAGCGGGCACTTCGTAGCGAAACGTGTGGACGTTGACGTAGCTCTCGAGGTCGACGAGGCGGGTGTGGATGCGATAGACGGGTGAGCGCCAGGCGGGCAACGGGACGAGCAGGTGGCTCTCGGCCGCGAAGAGATCGCGGCGAGCGGCGTGGAGCTTGCGGCTGAAGGCGGCGTTGATCTTGTCGCACCAGATGACGGCTTCGCGGTTGGCGTGGTCGAAGTCGTGGAACTTGCGCCCAACGAGGAAGTTGTTCTGCACGAAGTCGAACAGGCCCTCGACCACGGCGGAGCGGTTGGCGTCGCCCTTCTCGTGGGCGCGGAACTCGAAGCCGCGCGCTTCACCGAAGGATGCCATCTCGGGCACGGGAACCATGTCTTCGCCGGTGCCGCGCAGCACGATGACGCTGCTGTTGTCGACCATGCAGATGGGGCAGGTGCCGCCCACGTAGTCGAAGGAGTCATCGAGGAAGACCTTGCACTCGAACCGCGTGAACTGCGGGTACAGCTGGACGTAGGCCAGCCGCGAGTAAGCGAGCGCGAGCCCCGCGATCTGCACGGCCCTCTCGCGCCCGCCGATGTCAGCGAAGTGGGAGACGTGTCGTGCCGCATCTCCTTGCCTGGCTGATGGTCGTAGCGTCCCGCAGGCTTCTTTGGCTCGTGCCCGATGCCGTGACGGCGACAGTACGCGGTCAGGGTCGGGTACGGAGCTGTGCGCCCTGGGCCGCAAGCTCCTCGTGAACGCGCACGAGGTTGCCCTTGCACTCGTGGACCAGCTGGACGAGCTCGTCGTGGTACGGCTCGGCTTTCTCGCTGCGGTCGAGGGCTGGGACATCGGTCGCTCCCGATGCGATGACCCGCCGAACCGCGTTGCGTGAGATGCCGAGCATGCGAGCGATGACGCGTTTGCCATGACCCGCTTGTTGCAGGGTGAGGATGGTGGCTCGAGTCGTCTCATCCAACATCGGGAACCTCCTTCTCGATGGTGCTGACCAAGTGCTCGACGTCGCGGCGCGCGCCAGCAGCAGTCCGCCGCAAGCGCGCCTGCTCCGGCGGCAACAGCTGCTGAACGACCCCACCCCGGACTCCGAGTCAGCGCGCGCCGGGCGATGCCACCCACGGCGCCGACGTCTCGCTCGAGCTCTTGCGCCGGGTCGTCGGGCTTGCCGCCGCGTGGCTCGCTGGCACGCAGAAGCAGCTCCGGGTGCAGCAGCAACTGCTCGCGGCTCGTCTCGCTGCCGCGTGCAAACGCAGCGCACAAGAGCGCCGTCTGCCGCGTGCTCGGGCGGAGCGGGGCGAGGGCCTGGGCCAGGGCGATGGCGCCCGCGCGGTTGGCGCGCGCCAAAGGCAACAGGTGTTTCATGGCGGCGTGCGGGGACAGCTTTCCGTCGCGCACCAGCTGCTGGATTGCTTCGGGCAGCGTCGCGGCCAGGCCGAGCCGGCGACTCACCCAGCTCGGGCTGCGACCGAAGCGGCGGGCCAGATCTTCGAGCGACAGCTCGAATCGCTCCTGGAGCTCGCGCACCAGCCATGCCTGCTCGAGCGCGCTCTCCCCCCTCGGCCGCGCGCATCAGCCGCCGCCTGAGCAGCAGCGCCTCCGGCTCGGGCAGGTCCCAGCAGGTGGCGCGGACCAGATCCTGGCCGAGCTTGTGGAGCCCTCGGACCCGCTTGTAGCCGTCGACCAGGATGTAGCGGCCGGCGTCTGTCGCCGCGATCACGACTACCGGCAGCTGCTGGCCGTCGCGAGCCAGGGACGCCACAACCCGGCTGTCGCGCTCGCGGCTCGTCGTCCGCAGCGCCTCGTACCGGCGGTCCAGCTGGTGGAGCTCGAGGTCCATGGCCACCGCGACGGTCGCAAATCCTCAGCCCGTGGTCCGTCTCCTCTCGTATCTCGCCGCCGCCGTCACAGACCCAGCTCCCGAAGCTCCGTCATGCTCGCCTCGAGCTCTGCGAACGCCGTGATGGTGGAGCGCACCGCCGCCACCGCGCGCCTGAGCTTTTCCCCCGCGAGAACGCCGGTTTGTGCGCTGCCCACGGCCCGATCGAGCAACTGCTCGGCCTGCGAGACCAGGCCACGGAGCCTACCCAGCAGGGCCCCGCCCATCACCGTCGTCTTCTCTCGTATCTCGCGCAAGCGCTGGCCCCAGCGCCATCGCCGCTGGTAGTCCCGCTGCTCTCGGCGGAATGGGACCACCACGTCCTGGTAGTGCTCGGCCGTCATCTCCTTGTTATTGGCGCGCCACTCGCGGCACTGCTTCGCGTGCCGGCCTCGCTGGCACTCGGGCGCGCCACAGGTGACCTGGCGCTCACGAACTCTTGGGTCTGGAACGAACTCGCCGCTACACTGCACGCAGCGGCAGGGGGTTGTTGAATTCATCCGGGCATGGTGTCCGGCCATCATCTCCTGCCGCTACTTTCCATCCCGACCACGGGCTCGGCCACGGAGGCGAGAGCGGACAAGCTCCGACGATCTGCGGCACCCCGACCGCTCCGGCGCAACGGCTGCCCCACGCCACAAAGCTCTCGCCTCTGTGGCGAGCACCGCGCCGCTCATCGCGCTCCGCGCGCCACGCCGTTACCGCGGCGCGGCCCAGCTCAGCGTCACCCGCAAGGGTGGTCACTTCTGACGAGCGGAGGCGGGTCAATTCTGCCGAGCGCCTAAGTTCTCGCCCGTGTCATCCACGCGATACGCGCGGATCCCGAGCTTTCCCTGCGCGAGTTTTTGCCTCACGCCGCTGCCCGTGATGCCGAGCAGGCGGCCGAGCTCGTTAGCCGTCAGCAGCCCAGTCTTGCGCAGCCGCACGCGGCGCGGCACGAGCCGGTGCGAGCGACGCGTTTTTTTGATTCGCTGCGCATCGAATGCCTTGCCCCATACCGAGCGGATCCCTTTGCTCGTTCAAGATGACGGCGATCTCGGCGTCGGTGTGATCGTCGAGCAGCCGGTCGATCTGCGCGACGACGCCAGCGGGGGTCCTGTAACGCAGGCACGGGGGCAAGGCCCTGGCAACGCTCAGCGCCTTGGCGGCGCCGCCCTTGAAGCGGATGTTGGCGGTGACCTGTTCGCCTTTGACGAGCGTCACATCCTCGATCAGCAGCCGGACCATCCGCTTCCTGTCGCGTTGCGGTGTGCTCGAGTGGGCCCACAGCTTCGGAAAGTCTCGCGCCAGAGCGAGGATGCGCGTCTGGCGCTGTTCATCGAACACCAGAGCGTCGCTTCGCTGCTTGCGTTCGTAATCGCGCTGCGCCTCGGCGGCTGCGCGCAGTTTGTCGTTCCAGTCAGCCTCGAGCGAATCGGCCACCATCCGGTTGTCCGGGTGCACGCGCATGAAGCGTTGCCGTGCAAGGCCGGCCTCGTATTGAGCACGTTCGACGTTGCGGTGACGTAGCTGGTCGGCTTGCTCGAATTGGGCTTGCAGCTCGTGTTGCACGGCGAGCGACACCGCGAGCGCAACCGGTGTCATCAATTCGATGAGCAGCTCGCCGACCGCGTCATCCAGCGCGGCGCTTCCACACACTCGGACTGGACGGTGTGTTCGCCGAAGAGGCCGGCGAACTGGCGTTCCATGCGCTCCCCTTCCTCACCAACGACGACGTCGCCGACGTGCTCCAGATCGCACGCACGCGCATCATTGCGCTCCTGCGACGCAAGGGTGTGATCTCGGACGACGACGAGAGCGGCGCGAGCGTCGTCACCGCGGACGCGACGCTCGCAGACACGGAGCCCGCGCTTGCCGAGCTCGCAGTGGCGTCCACCCTGGGCGCCGTTCCCGCCGGTCCCGCGTTGCACCGACGAGATCCCATCAAGCTACGAGCCGACAGCGAGCTCATGCACACCAAAGCCCTGTGCGCCGCCGAGCACGGCTTCACGTTGCACGCCGCGACTACCGCGAGCGCAGGCGACACCGCGGGAAGAGAGGCCCTCTGCAAGTACATCCTGCGCCCGCCGATCGCCCAGGATCGCATCCAGCTCGTCGCCGACGACCTGGTGAGGCTGACCCTGAAGAAACCGTTCAGCGATGGAACTTTTGCAATCGATCAGACCCTCTGTCCTTTCTGGCGCGGCTCGCGACGGCCGTGCATCCTCCGCGTTTCAATACCGTCAGGTACAGTGGAGTTCTTGCGGCCGCCAGCAAATGGAGATCGCGCGTCGTTCCGCCGCCACCACCGATCGACGAGAAGGCGGACGACGACTGCGCGACATGCACCGCGAAGAAAGACAAGCCGCCCACGCATCGCTGCGGATATCGGCCGTGGAAAGCCTTGCTCCGGCGCAGTTTCAAAATCGACGTCGAGCTCTGTGAATGCGGCGGCCGCATGAAGATCAAGGCGCTCGTCATGACCAGCGCTGGCATCGACCGACGCGCTTCGTGATACCCGGAGGGGTGATACCTCCGCTGGCTCGGCGAGCCGACCGATCCGCCGACGCTCGCCCCCGCCAGGGGCCCGCCGTTCTTCAAGAGCGTCGTCATCCGCCGCAAGCTCGGTGAGCCGGTGCAGGCGGAGCTGTTCGACACGCATTGACGCGCGCTCGAGATGGCCGGGATCCGCCCGCG
This sequence is a window from Myxococcales bacterium. Protein-coding genes within it:
- a CDS encoding transposase — protein: MFAEEAGELAFHALPFLTNDDVADVLQIARTRIIALLRRKGVISDDDESGASVVTADATLADTEPALAELAVASTLGAVPAGPALHRRDPIKLRADSELMHTKALCAAEHGFTLHAATTASAGDTAGREALCKYILRPPIAQDRIQLVADDLVRLTLKKPFSDGTFAIDQTLCPFWRGSRRPCILRVSIPSGTVEFLRPPANGDRASFRRHHRSTRRRTTTARHAPRRKTSRPRIAADIGRGKPCSGAVSKSTSSSVNAAAA
- a CDS encoding ParB-like nuclease domain-containing protein, which encodes MDLELHQLDRRYEALRTTSRERDSRVVASLARDGQQLPVVVIAATDAGRYILVDGYKRVRGLHKLGQDLVRATCWDLPEPEALLLRRRLMRAAEGGERARAGMAGARAPGAIRAVARRSGPPLRSQPELGESPARPGRDAARSNPAAGARRKAVPARRHETPVAFGARQPRGRHRPGPGPRPAPPEHAADGALVRCVCTRQRDEPRAVAAAPGAASACQRATRRQARRPGARARARRRRRGWHRPARADSESGVGSFSSCCRRSRRACGGLLLARAATSSTWSAPSRRRFPMLDETTRATILTLQQAGHGKRVIARMLGISRNAVRRVIASGATDVPALDRSEKAEPYHDELVQLVHECKGNLVRVHEELAAQGAQLRTRP
- a CDS encoding recombinase family protein, with the translated sequence ERVPVIDEDQGQERRAARARAGFGGLVAAVARGEVGIVMSLEVSRLSRNDSDWHHLVYLCRWTGTLIADEHGVYDPSSSADRMVLGIRGQVSGSSVTAPCTGWSRRWSKARRGEAFTIPPAGYDLDGLGQLEMSSDEAVQAAVHRVFHKFESTVPAVRCTCGGASKACRFRASHVAEVASDRLGSGRLPDDPQHAAPPDPWRRLVFGRSETLREPDPQTQKLSLRRGRRGWSTGPS
- a CDS encoding recombinase zinc beta ribbon domain-containing protein, translated to MRCGHCGRRMYVNYGGERAVRTLQYRCSRPLAAVAGQDCQLIGGKRIEALVVEAFLDVSAAAGIEAAALAGETLRLEIEATERPGTCRSKRPSTRLSVRSGTWQ
- a CDS encoding ATP-binding protein; the encoded protein is MRDDELHQLLKTLHLSKVRQIIEEELQHAEQKQLTYGEFLLRLLRAEWHNKQESALNWRIKRAAMPEQWTIESFPFKRQPGISARQIRGFASLDFVARAENLVFIGGTGVGKTGLATGLLLKALQNGYRGLFLKAQDLFDEMYASLADRSSRKLLNRLARVDLLVIDEMGYLNLRPEQTNVFFRLMEERYKRKATIITTNLGYEEWQNFLGNKALCDALLSRIRHQCHTVTIDGPSLRDPSG